The genome window ATCGGCGCCTGGCGCTGTCGCCGTGAACGCGGCGCTCAAGGCGGCCGCTATCGAGATACCGTTTCCCCAGCGCGACGTCACCCTCCGCTTCCCGCCCCGAGAGGAGACCTGATCCATGGCCCGGACGTCCCACACCGTTGGCATCATCGGGCTCGGCTTCGGCCGCGCCCACATTCCCGCCTTCCAGGCCCACGGCTGCGAGGTCGTGGCCGTCTGCCAGCGTAACGAGAAGGCCGCCCGCGCCGTCGCGGACCGGTACGGAGTGCCGCGCGCCTTCGCGCGCTGGCAGGACCTGCTTGCCCAGGCCAGGCCGGAGATCGTCGTCATCGCGACGCCTCCTGTCCTCCACCACGAGATCGCGCTCGCGGCATTCGCCGCCGGCTGCCATGTGCTCTGCGAGAAGCCGCTCGCCATGAACGCTTCTGAGTGCCGCTCGATGATCGAGGCGGCGGCGCGGGCCAAGCGCGTCGGGATGACCGGCTTCAACTGGCGCTACACTGCCGCGATGCAGCGCTTCCACGCGATGGTCGAGGCGGGCGCACTCGGCCGGCTCTTCCATGCCAACCTGCGCTGGATGGGGTCGCGCTGGGCCGACGAGTCCGCGCCGGCGACCTGGCGCATGGACCGGGCGCAGGCCGGCCACGGCGCGATGGGCGACATGGGCGTTCACGTCATTGATATTGTCCGCTGGCACTTCGGCGAGATCGCGGCGGTCAGCGCGCAGACCGGTATCGCCTATCCCTCGAAGACCGTGCCCGGGGTCGGAAAGGCGACCGACGCGGAGGACTACTGTGACGTGACGGCGCGGCTCGCCTCGGGCGCCCTCGTGGCCTTCATCGTCAGCCGCGCCGCGCGGGCGATGAACCAGCAGACCATCGAGGCCTACGGCTCCGACGGAGCGCTCGAGTATCGTCTCGATCGCGACAAGCCCCGCTGGTGGCGCGGCGAGCTGCGTCAGGCGGGTAAGGAAGGCGGCTTCGTCCCGGTCAAGGCGCCGGCCGGTTTGTCGAAGTCCGCGGGGGAGGGGGATGCGATGGAGGTCGTCGGCAAGACGACCATCGCCCCGCTCGTGAAGCGCTTCCTCGCCGCCGTCCGCAGGGGCCGGAGCGAGTCGCCGTCCTTCGAGGACGGCATGCGCGCCCAGGCCGTGCTGGACGCCGTGCTCGAGTCCATTGCGTCGGACGGCCGGATGGTGTCTATTTAGGCCACACACTCACGACCCTGGAGGGGCTTCCGATGGAATTCGAGTACTCGAAGAAGACCAAGATGTACATGGAGCAGGTGACCGACTTCATGGGCAAGCACGTCTACCCGGCGGAGCCCGTGTTCCACGAGCAGCTCAACCAGGGGCCGACGCGCTGGCAGGTGCCGCCCATCATGGAGGAGCTCAAGGCCAAGGCGCGCGAGCGCGGGCTCTGGAACCTCTTCCTGCCGGAGAGCGAGCGCGGCGCCGGGCTGACCAACCTCGAGTACGCCCCGCTCTGCGAGATCATGGGCCGCTCTCCGATCGCGCCCGAGTCCTTCAACTGCTCGGCGCCGGACACC of Candidatus Methylomirabilota bacterium contains these proteins:
- a CDS encoding Gfo/Idh/MocA family oxidoreductase, with product MARTSHTVGIIGLGFGRAHIPAFQAHGCEVVAVCQRNEKAARAVADRYGVPRAFARWQDLLAQARPEIVVIATPPVLHHEIALAAFAAGCHVLCEKPLAMNASECRSMIEAAARAKRVGMTGFNWRYTAAMQRFHAMVEAGALGRLFHANLRWMGSRWADESAPATWRMDRAQAGHGAMGDMGVHVIDIVRWHFGEIAAVSAQTGIAYPSKTVPGVGKATDAEDYCDVTARLASGALVAFIVSRAARAMNQQTIEAYGSDGALEYRLDRDKPRWWRGELRQAGKEGGFVPVKAPAGLSKSAGEGDAMEVVGKTTIAPLVKRFLAAVRRGRSESPSFEDGMRAQAVLDAVLESIASDGRMVSI